From the Telopea speciosissima isolate NSW1024214 ecotype Mountain lineage chromosome 9, Tspe_v1, whole genome shotgun sequence genome, the window AGAACCAAAGTTTTCTTTGTTCTTGATTATTATGAGTAATATCCGTACGAATTCATCTCCTGAATTACTCCCTACATCATCTTCTTTCGTTTGCCCTAAAGAGCACACTTTAGAAGGTAATTTATCTTTCTAGCTAGCAATGCCATTCTCTACGATCCCAATTATTTACTTGTGTGCTTTTgctcaaatttttttgtttttttggaatttattgtgtttgttaGGTGTTGCAACAATTATAAAGTTGTTATCAAAATTATTCCAAGAACATATTGAGGTGGGTAATAGAGATGATGGCCGGAGAATGCAAAGAGTTAAAGGGATGCTAGCCATCCTTGATGATATTAAACATCGGATCCAAAAATCAGAGTCTTTTGGAAAGAAAAGGGATGCCGAATTACGGCGGTGCAACACCGATGTTCGCCGGACCACCACCGATAATCATGAGTTCAAGTCTAGCCATATACCAAAGGACAAGAGGCCACCACCGCCGGAACCGATAACAATGGAGGAACAAAAGTTACGAAAGGAGCTAAACGCGAGCATGGCGGCTCGAAAGAGCCTTGAAATGATGTTCTCAAGCTtggggaaagagaaggagataatTGCTGCAGAACTAGCAAGAAAGGTTCAAGAATTGAATGATTTTGAGGAACACCTTAGTGATCTTAGAGCACAAAATGAGAAGTTATTAGCAAAGGTGAAGCTTTGTGTTGTTGAGCACAAAGAAAGATGTGATGGAGGAAGAGAAAGTACTCAAGGTAGTGCAGCTCTACAAGAACGAAATAAGATGCTTTCGGATAAGCTACTTAAGTCCCTTAATGGGTATCGATCATTGAAGAGGAAGTTAAAGGATTCAAAAGAGGAGAATGTAATATATCATACAAAGATGAGTGAGATGGCTATAGATGTTAGAGCAGGGATTAATAAGATTCATGAATTTCAACAGAGAATCTCTGAGGAGAAGGAAGAACCGGTGGAGATAGAGGAGGAATTATCTGCATTGGAACATATGTTTCAATGTTTTGAGATGAAGATTTCAAATGATAATTACTGCCTGAAGAGAGGGGAATGTGTTAAACCGAAAATCGAAATTAATGCCGAAAATCCTTCAGTTCTTGCCTGAGCAAGCGAGCAGGGAGGTGTGGTAGTTCTAGAACATTATCTCCAATATATGTGCCTTGTTTTTGCTTCTTTGATCTGTCAAGGCCCTCTAAAACACAGTAGTTTTGTTGTTTGGGagtattattattttgattaaTTATTAAGTAAAAACACTTGTATTGTAACCAATGAACAGTTTACCTACATGGTTTtacatactctctctctcttaagctCTTAGGGTTAAGTGGTGGAAATTAAACATAAATGTATCAAAACATAATTAATTGTGagggaaaaaaattctctaCCATGTTCCTTACCCAGACATAAGACCacacgaaatgaccgccccaaccctgaaataaaaaaaaatctcatttccGTTAATGCCTTTGCGGATGTTCTCATTGGCAACCACATTGGGGGGGTCATGCAGCTTGGCAACGATCTTCTGCTTACCTTTTGTTAcattattttaaattaatttttaaaaatatactGGGAAAATtactaataaaaaaatcccaaacaattTTTCTTGGCAATTGATAGTTGGTGGGTCAATGTGATAGGATATTCTGCACCGATCTGATTGGTTAAATTCCAACTCTAAAATAGTAACATGTGATTAAAGGTAAGATAAAGTctcataaaattttaaaaatgtcaTTTCATATTATTCTTATTTgtatgaatattttattattttggattttcgaggcacttttttttttttttttttggaaacacTCCTCTTACTTTTTTTTGCTAGAAGGTCAGCAAGTACGTattaattgaaggaaaaaagtaCAGGAGATTACTCAAGCATAGGTACTGATACAATAGGCCCTAGCCTCACAAATCATTATCTGAAGCAATAGTATGGTCTGCCCAAAGCTTCCCAACTAATTGAGTGGGCAATGAAGCTTGGTGTGTCATTCCATCTTTCCGAGGTGCTTAGCTTCGCTGCCCGGGTTGCTAAAGCATCTACGGGGACATTTCCTTCTCTGTAGCACTGAGTAATGCTCCATTCAATTGATCTAAGGTAAGCATCTGCTGTCCACTAGTGCTGAATAAAGTCCCAAGGAAAGTTAGAAGATAGAATACCAGTAACCACCGTGGCTGAATCGCATTCCACCCATAACCTCTCCAAAGGAAGGTCTTGCGCCTCTTTTATTCCTATGAAACACTCCTCTTACTTGCTCAAGGCTGAAATTTTGAGCAATGAGATTGGTGATGTGTACCCACATATTATTTTGACACCAACCATGAATAATGCGATTCTCTAAATGACAcatctataggtgtatttagaacttgttCTTTATATGTGTATTTGTTTTT encodes:
- the LOC122640533 gene encoding uncharacterized protein LOC122640533 translates to MSNIRTNSSPELLPTSSSFVCPKEHTLEGVATIIKLLSKLFQEHIEVGNRDDGRRMQRVKGMLAILDDIKHRIQKSESFGKKRDAELRRCNTDVRRTTTDNHEFKSSHIPKDKRPPPPEPITMEEQKLRKELNASMAARKSLEMMFSSLGKEKEIIAAELARKVQELNDFEEHLSDLRAQNEKLLAKVKLCVVEHKERCDGGRESTQGSAALQERNKMLSDKLLKSLNGYRSLKRKLKDSKEENVIYHTKMSEMAIDVRAGINKIHEFQQRISEEKEEPVEIEEELSALEHMFQCFEMKISNDNYCLKRGECVKPKIEINAENPSVLA